The DNA sequence TAAAACCGCATAACTGAAAGTAACTGTTGTAAAAAATCTTCACGTACAGATCCAGTATCAGGTATTTTAACCTCTGCTTCCATTTTAAATAGAAAAGCATCTATTGAAACTACATTCTTGTTTGGCCACCACTTATAAATAGTTGCTTTGCTAACCTCAGCACGGGCAGAAATCTCATCAACAGTTGTTTTCCGAAGTCCTTCTTCAAACAAAAGTTCAATAGTAGCTTTCAGAATACGCTCACTTACTTTATTGCTGCGGGGTCTCCCTCGCTTATGCTCAGAATTTGACTGTTTTACCTCGTAATTAACCAATTTGTTCATCCTCTATATTTGTGCTTAATGTGACAGTTTGCCAATTATTTAAATCTGTTTTGACTTGTTCAAGTTTTGTTTTTATTCGCTTTAGGGAATCAGGCCCCAAAACAAGTCTTAGTGGTGGATCATCAGCTGCAACAACCTTCAAGATAGCTGAAGCTGCCTTTTTAGGATCACCAGGCTGATTACCGTTACTTTCATTAGCCGTTTCTCGTGTTTGTCCTGAAGTATTTGTATAATCTTTAATAACTGTATTAACAGAACGCATAGAACTTGCAAGAAAATCAGTACGAAACATTCCTGGTTCGACAATGGTAACGTGAATACCTAAAGGTTTCACTTCTAACGATAACGCTTCCGATAATCCTTCCACTGCAAATTTAGTGGAATTATAGATTCCCCATCCTATAGAACCTGAAAATCCACCAACTGAAGAGATATTGATAATATGACCGGACCTTTGGGATCGAAGATGGGGTAAGACAGCTTGTGTTACAGCATGCAAACCAAAAACATTAGTAGAAAATACTTGTTTTACTTCCTCTGGGTTCGCTTCTTCCACTGCGCCTAACAGTCCATACCCGGCATTATTGACTAAAATATCAATATGCCCAAATTTTCCAATGGCTTTTTCGACTGATTCTTGGATTTGATAAGAATTCGTTACGTCTAAAGGCAGGATTAATAAATGATTATTATCTTGAAAAGATTGTGCTAAAATTTCTGGTTTACGTGCTGTAGCTACTACCATATCACCTTGTTCAAGTGCTGCCTCAACTAATGCACGTCCAAATCCTTTTGAAGCTCCAGTAATGAACCAGACCCTATTATATACAATGTTTTCCTTTTCCAATGTGCATACCTCCATTTTTTAGGAATTTTTACTGATAATTATATAGTAAACTAAACGTTTAGTATTGTATACTGTATTTATCAAAAATGCCAGAGAAAGGTTTTCACACACCAGTTCTTACGTTGTGGATGAAAACGGAATCCACATAATTTATGTTGAGTCTTTGTTAAGAAACTCGTATGTTTATGAACATAGGATAAAACTCAATAATA is a window from the Bacillus sp. DX3.1 genome containing:
- a CDS encoding TetR/AcrR family transcriptional regulator translates to MVNYEVKQSNSEHKRGRPRSNKVSERILKATIELLFEEGLRKTTVDEISARAEVSKATIYKWWPNKNVVSIDAFLFKMEAEVKIPDTGSVREDFLQQLLSVMRFYKSPIGKVFTQLIAESQYDPHIATIFRERFLVSRQNAVQVMLQRGFDRNEIRNDIDSKIIIDLIYGPMIYRLLTGHAPLDDNLAKSIVDVVIKGIRV
- a CDS encoding oxidoreductase, which translates into the protein MEKENIVYNRVWFITGASKGFGRALVEAALEQGDMVVATARKPEILAQSFQDNNHLLILPLDVTNSYQIQESVEKAIGKFGHIDILVNNAGYGLLGAVEEANPEEVKQVFSTNVFGLHAVTQAVLPHLRSQRSGHIINISSVGGFSGSIGWGIYNSTKFAVEGLSEALSLEVKPLGIHVTIVEPGMFRTDFLASSMRSVNTVIKDYTNTSGQTRETANESNGNQPGDPKKAASAILKVVAADDPPLRLVLGPDSLKRIKTKLEQVKTDLNNWQTVTLSTNIEDEQIG